From Enterococcus wangshanyuanii, the proteins below share one genomic window:
- a CDS encoding MerR family transcriptional regulator — MLDIYTISEFAKKIGISEHTLRYYEKEGLIEPFRDEHNYRLYGKEDIEWATFIIKLKNTGISLKEIKTYTQLRKIGDATITARKELLLKHRSKILAEYEKVQNHLHLLDNKISLYEELEEKYNQ; from the coding sequence GTGCTAGATATTTATACGATCAGTGAATTTGCTAAAAAAATCGGCATTAGTGAGCATACACTACGTTATTATGAAAAAGAAGGATTGATTGAACCATTTAGAGATGAACATAATTATCGACTGTATGGTAAAGAAGATATCGAATGGGCTACATTCATCATCAAACTAAAAAACACTGGAATTTCTTTGAAGGAAATCAAGACATATACACAACTAAGAAAAATCGGTGATGCTACAATCACAGCCCGAAAAGAATTATTGTTGAAGCATCGCTCAAAGATTTTAGCTGAATATGAAAAAGTTCAAAATCATTTACATTTACTGGACAATAAAATTTCTTTATATGAGGAGCTGGAAGAGAAGTACAACCAATAA
- a CDS encoding SDR family NAD(P)-dependent oxidoreductase, which yields MNYVVITGASSGIGLEAAKAFASLGKNLILVARRKARLDQLKADILAEHPELDIDLKVVDLSQRKAVFNLYDQLKKYEIDTWINNAGFGYYHSVSNQDLEKVDQMLAVNIEALTILSTLFVTDHENKEYAQLINISSAGGYKNVPNAATYCASKFYVSAFTEGIALELERKGAPLQAKVLAPATTETEFAQIANDSKTYDYSKAFSMYHTPKEMAQFLLTLYHSQEVVGAVDRDTFQFQLSGPLFAHYQSGMKICKQKTV from the coding sequence ATGAACTATGTTGTAATTACAGGAGCAAGCTCTGGTATCGGCTTAGAAGCCGCCAAGGCATTTGCTTCTTTAGGAAAAAATCTAATCTTGGTTGCTCGAAGAAAAGCACGTCTCGATCAATTGAAGGCTGACATTCTGGCTGAACATCCTGAACTGGATATCGACCTCAAAGTGGTTGACTTATCTCAGCGTAAAGCTGTTTTTAATCTATATGATCAATTGAAAAAGTATGAGATCGACACATGGATCAATAATGCAGGTTTTGGCTACTATCACTCTGTTTCAAATCAGGATTTAGAAAAGGTCGATCAAATGCTGGCGGTCAATATTGAAGCTTTAACGATTCTTTCTACTCTTTTTGTAACTGATCATGAAAATAAAGAATACGCACAGTTGATCAATATCTCTTCAGCTGGAGGGTATAAAAATGTTCCTAATGCAGCTACTTACTGTGCATCAAAATTTTACGTCAGTGCCTTCACTGAGGGGATCGCTTTAGAATTAGAACGAAAAGGTGCCCCGCTTCAAGCCAAAGTCCTTGCTCCTGCTACGACAGAAACTGAATTTGCTCAAATCGCCAATGATTCGAAAACCTATGACTACTCAAAGGCCTTTTCTATGTATCATACACCCAAAGAAATGGCACAATTTTTATTGACTCTTTATCATAGTCAGGAAGTTGTCGGCGCAGTTGATCGTGATACGTTTCAGTTTCAATTATCAGGTCCATTGTTTGCACATTATCAATCAGGCATGAAAATATGTAAACAAAAAACAGTCTAA
- a CDS encoding MIP family channel protein: protein MKKAIAECLGTFILVFFGTATAVLGNGMEGIGTTGIALAFGLTIIAAAYSIGTVSGAHLNPAVSLGMWVNKRISSMEFIYYIVGQVVGAILASFTLLSILNAAGYETTSLGQNGFGDLSAVGALLVEIILTFIFVLVIMTVTSAKKGNAKLAGVVIGLTLTMIHLVGIPLTGTSVNPARSLGPAIFVGGDALSQLWVFIVAPLIGGVLAALVAKYLLDTEA, encoded by the coding sequence ATGAAAAAAGCAATTGCAGAATGTCTTGGAACATTCATTTTAGTTTTCTTTGGTACCGCAACTGCCGTTTTAGGAAATGGGATGGAAGGAATCGGTACAACTGGAATCGCTTTGGCATTTGGGTTAACAATCATTGCAGCGGCATACAGTATTGGGACTGTTTCTGGTGCACATTTAAATCCAGCTGTTTCATTAGGCATGTGGGTCAATAAACGAATTTCTTCAATGGAATTCATTTACTATATCGTAGGACAAGTCGTGGGAGCGATCCTTGCTTCATTTACACTATTGTCTATTTTAAATGCTGCAGGCTATGAGACAACAAGTCTTGGCCAAAATGGTTTTGGTGATTTAAGTGCTGTCGGTGCTTTACTAGTAGAAATTATTTTAACATTCATTTTTGTTTTAGTGATCATGACAGTCACAAGTGCTAAAAAAGGGAATGCCAAACTTGCAGGAGTTGTTATTGGTTTGACTTTAACGATGATTCATTTAGTAGGTATTCCATTAACAGGAACATCTGTGAATCCAGCAAGAAGTTTAGGACCAGCGATCTTTGTTGGTGGAGATGCTTTATCTCAACTTTGGGTATTTATCGTAGCTCCTCTGATTGGTGGCGTGCTTGCAGCATTAGTTGCTAAGTACTTGCTTGATACAGAAGCATAA
- a CDS encoding DegV family protein, with translation MNKEKIALLVDSGTDVPQELIEQYGIYMIPLQIIYKDRIYTDKVDITPEEVYERLPIEIPSTSLPDGETITKIFEQIKADGYEKVLAVTISSGLSGTFNVVRLISEDIEGLETFVLDTKNIGIGSGLQAIEAAKLIEAGATWEEVIATMSKNVQKAKVFFNVATLEYLQKGGRIGLVASILGNALKLNPIISCNEEGIYHTVAKARGRKKSLDKTFELVKSFIGEHKKIVLAVAQGQAVEEAEQFYERLKTHFPQAEKIYFGTISPALVVHTGPGLLGIGIQLLD, from the coding sequence ATGAATAAAGAGAAAATCGCTTTATTAGTTGATTCAGGGACAGATGTACCGCAGGAGCTGATCGAACAATATGGGATATACATGATTCCATTACAGATCATCTATAAAGACCGAATTTATACGGACAAAGTGGATATCACACCAGAAGAAGTCTATGAACGTTTACCGATAGAAATTCCAAGTACCTCATTACCTGATGGAGAAACCATTACAAAGATTTTTGAGCAAATCAAAGCAGATGGCTATGAAAAAGTTTTAGCGGTCACTATTTCGAGTGGATTAAGCGGAACATTTAATGTAGTTCGGCTGATTAGTGAAGATATAGAAGGCTTGGAAACGTTCGTCTTAGATACAAAAAATATTGGGATCGGCAGCGGCTTACAGGCGATTGAAGCAGCAAAATTGATTGAAGCTGGAGCAACGTGGGAAGAAGTCATAGCAACGATGTCAAAAAATGTTCAAAAAGCGAAAGTTTTCTTCAATGTAGCAACATTAGAGTATTTACAAAAAGGTGGAAGAATTGGTTTAGTAGCTTCTATTTTAGGAAATGCCTTAAAGTTGAACCCAATTATTTCCTGTAATGAAGAAGGAATCTACCATACAGTGGCGAAAGCACGAGGTAGAAAGAAAAGCTTGGATAAAACATTTGAGCTGGTCAAATCATTTATTGGAGAGCATAAAAAAATTGTTCTGGCAGTTGCTCAAGGGCAAGCAGTGGAAGAAGCAGAACAGTTTTATGAAAGGCTGAAGACGCATTTTCCACAAGCTGAAAAAATCTATTTTGGGACCATCAGTCCAGCTTTAGTTGTTCATACTGGACCAGGACTTTTAGGGATCGGTATTCAGTTATTAGATTAA
- a CDS encoding DUF1836 domain-containing protein: protein MNNIKSSLQTWGEELVDVHLPRWHELPEIDLYMDQVITLVERYLSPIILKEKHTLLTSSMVNNYVKLGLIPAPKKKRYNQKHLAFLIAITLLKQVLTIPEIKQGILYQGSAVGIREAYDLFCNEQEAALAVVISQAIGKQPIAAFDQPITVDYLAVKGATLSFATKLFTEKVIELEQKYLEENGEQTYE, encoded by the coding sequence GTGAATAACATAAAATCTTCTTTACAAACATGGGGAGAAGAATTAGTGGATGTTCATTTGCCAAGGTGGCATGAATTACCAGAGATAGACCTGTATATGGATCAGGTGATCACATTAGTGGAGCGCTATCTATCTCCCATTATTTTGAAAGAAAAACACACATTGCTGACCTCTTCGATGGTCAATAATTATGTCAAACTAGGATTGATTCCAGCACCTAAGAAAAAGCGTTACAATCAAAAGCATTTAGCTTTTTTAATTGCTATTACTTTATTGAAACAAGTCTTAACGATTCCGGAAATCAAACAGGGAATTCTTTACCAGGGATCAGCCGTAGGGATTAGAGAAGCCTATGATCTTTTTTGTAACGAGCAAGAAGCAGCACTGGCCGTTGTCATTTCTCAAGCAATAGGCAAGCAGCCGATCGCAGCTTTTGATCAGCCGATCACTGTGGACTATTTAGCTGTAAAAGGAGCAACATTGTCTTTTGCAACGAAGCTATTTACTGAAAAAGTCATTGAATTAGAACAAAAATACTTAGAAGAAAATGGAGAACAAACCTATGAATAA
- a CDS encoding MarR family winged helix-turn-helix transcriptional regulator, whose amino-acid sequence MEEQTLMEEFLRLQAMMQRYFMKRRREHGPFGNPHRGQGRVLNLLKLKPETTQKELSYLLDMRPQSLGELLGKLEKKGYISREPLESDRRVMVIRLTEAGITAADNSRSEEETIFDVLSEEEQASFKIIMDKLLGALEAEIPEEERGFGGPHMHRGPGRGLGGFGKVDPTNAERFDPHGDFNPNGFPKRDKFSFNPFAHGMEEDNGFNDF is encoded by the coding sequence ATGGAAGAACAAACATTAATGGAAGAGTTTCTAAGATTACAAGCAATGATGCAGCGGTATTTTATGAAACGTCGGAGAGAACATGGACCATTTGGTAATCCTCATAGAGGTCAGGGACGTGTATTGAACTTACTAAAACTAAAACCAGAAACGACTCAAAAAGAATTATCCTATTTACTAGATATGCGTCCTCAATCGCTAGGTGAGTTATTAGGAAAATTAGAGAAAAAAGGGTATATTAGCCGCGAACCACTAGAAAGTGATCGAAGAGTTATGGTCATTCGACTTACAGAAGCAGGGATAACTGCTGCAGATAATAGCCGAAGTGAGGAAGAAACGATTTTTGATGTTTTGTCAGAGGAAGAACAAGCATCTTTCAAAATTATTATGGATAAACTTCTAGGAGCTTTAGAAGCAGAAATTCCAGAAGAGGAAAGAGGCTTTGGCGGTCCGCATATGCATCGTGGTCCTGGTCGAGGACTTGGCGGCTTTGGGAAAGTTGATCCGACAAATGCGGAACGATTTGATCCTCATGGTGACTTTAATCCGAACGGCTTTCCAAAAAGAGACAAATTTAGCTTTAATCCTTTTGCACATGGGATGGAAGAGGACAATGGCTTTAACGATTTTTAA
- a CDS encoding TIGR01906 family membrane protein — MRRKETSWIWLERLGILCVILTILSLSITLTINFRPLYVWDIKALNILDQVTISQSELLKNFGQLMSYLNNPWNQTLQLSDFPVSASGAFHFYEVKRLFLLCYGVLLVTIIPSCLFIYRLFKIRRLWRLIRPFQWGMIIPVFFGLLMAIGFDQFFVAFHGVFFNNDDWLFDPATDPIINVLPEEFFMHSFILFFILLEVFFLIGIILGKRELKRI, encoded by the coding sequence ATGAGGAGAAAGGAAACCAGCTGGATTTGGCTGGAACGCTTGGGAATTTTATGTGTGATTTTAACGATCCTTTCTTTGAGTATCACATTGACGATCAATTTTAGACCCCTTTATGTTTGGGACATTAAAGCGTTGAACATACTTGATCAAGTAACGATCAGTCAATCGGAACTTTTGAAGAACTTCGGTCAGTTGATGTCTTATTTGAATAATCCTTGGAACCAAACATTACAGCTCTCTGACTTTCCAGTTTCTGCAAGCGGAGCGTTTCATTTTTATGAAGTGAAGCGACTTTTTCTCTTGTGTTATGGGGTCTTGCTTGTGACGATCATTCCAAGCTGCCTGTTTATTTATCGTTTGTTCAAAATAAGAAGACTATGGCGTTTGATTCGACCGTTTCAATGGGGGATGATCATTCCAGTATTTTTTGGCCTATTGATGGCGATTGGCTTTGATCAGTTTTTTGTGGCTTTTCATGGTGTCTTTTTTAACAATGATGATTGGTTGTTTGATCCAGCAACAGATCCGATCATAAATGTCTTGCCTGAGGAATTTTTCATGCACAGCTTTATTCTATTTTTTATCTTGTTGGAAGTCTTTTTCTTGATTGGAATAATCCTTGGTAAGCGCGAACTTAAAAGAATATGA
- a CDS encoding TIGR01457 family HAD-type hydrolase — translation MEKHYKGYLIDLDGTIYLGKEVIPAGKRFVERLQELNLPFLFVTNNTTKAPKAVADRLAQEFDIHVPVETVYTASLATIDYMKEQKKGQRVYVIGESGLVDLILAAGFIWDEKTPDYVIVGLDTEITYEKFAIAALAIRNGAVFIGTNPDKSIPTERGLLPGAGSFISLVATATQTTPIMIGKPNKIIMNESLRVLGLEKEEVIMVGDNYETDIQSGLQNGIDSLLVLSGFTPKEAVPDLPAKPTYILNSLDEWTF, via the coding sequence GTGGAAAAACATTACAAAGGCTATTTAATTGATTTAGACGGTACGATTTATCTTGGAAAAGAAGTGATTCCGGCAGGTAAACGGTTTGTAGAAAGATTGCAGGAGCTAAATTTGCCGTTTCTTTTTGTAACTAACAATACGACTAAAGCACCCAAAGCGGTCGCGGATCGACTAGCACAAGAATTTGATATCCATGTGCCGGTTGAAACAGTTTATACAGCTAGTCTTGCAACGATCGATTATATGAAGGAACAGAAAAAAGGCCAGCGAGTCTATGTCATCGGAGAATCAGGCTTAGTTGATTTGATTTTAGCAGCTGGATTTATCTGGGACGAAAAAACACCAGATTACGTAATTGTTGGGTTAGATACAGAGATTACTTATGAAAAATTTGCTATCGCTGCACTTGCTATTCGAAATGGTGCGGTGTTCATAGGAACGAATCCAGACAAAAGTATCCCGACAGAGCGGGGCTTATTACCTGGAGCCGGCTCATTTATTTCATTGGTTGCTACAGCTACCCAAACGACACCGATCATGATCGGTAAACCGAACAAGATCATTATGAATGAGTCGCTAAGAGTCTTGGGTCTTGAAAAAGAAGAAGTGATCATGGTTGGTGACAACTATGAAACAGATATTCAGTCAGGTCTTCAAAATGGCATCGATAGCTTACTTGTATTATCAGGTTTTACTCCTAAAGAAGCTGTTCCTGATCTACCAGCAAAACCAACGTATATTTTAAACTCGTTGGATGAATGGACATTTTGA
- a CDS encoding YutD family protein, protein MTEKTKRPYKSAKPVKHKEEATLTDELTAVIEEIKEEPVKEKKKGEIVTLIDDDQLMIGDRQYQLVKNHRDAFDGERLGERFSDVLSKYDFIVGDWGYDQLRLKGFFSDANRKAAPEQRIDTLEDYLYEYCNFGCAYFVIERIGGKREKQQTRRKKNNKKPANKNQAHTEEKRTPVPNKTKPVIKNRKENEQKKPVVGKQESTGNQGRSFTIRQREE, encoded by the coding sequence ATGACAGAAAAAACGAAGAGACCATATAAATCGGCAAAGCCGGTAAAGCATAAAGAAGAAGCAACCTTAACCGATGAACTTACAGCAGTTATCGAAGAAATAAAAGAAGAACCAGTTAAAGAAAAGAAAAAAGGCGAGATCGTGACGCTTATCGACGATGATCAGTTGATGATCGGTGACCGTCAATACCAACTGGTAAAGAACCATCGTGATGCATTCGACGGTGAGCGTTTAGGCGAACGTTTCAGTGATGTATTGTCAAAATACGACTTTATAGTTGGCGATTGGGGCTATGATCAGCTACGATTAAAAGGTTTTTTTAGCGACGCAAACCGAAAAGCGGCGCCAGAACAGCGCATCGATACCTTAGAGGATTATCTTTATGAGTATTGTAATTTCGGCTGTGCTTATTTTGTGATCGAACGAATTGGCGGAAAAAGAGAAAAACAACAAACTCGTCGTAAAAAGAACAATAAAAAGCCTGCAAATAAAAATCAGGCACATACAGAAGAAAAACGTACACCGGTACCAAATAAAACCAAACCAGTGATCAAAAACCGTAAAGAAAATGAACAGAAAAAACCAGTGGTTGGCAAACAGGAAAGTACTGGCAACCAAGGGCGTTCATTTACGATTCGTCAACGTGAGGAGTAA
- a CDS encoding bifunctional metallophosphatase/5'-nucleotidase, whose translation MEEIVIFHTNDLHSHLENWPKIRRYLTSQKEKYLRTGKTVLTVDLGDFVDRWHPLTEATDGQANIELMNTIGYDAATIGNNEGVGNSKEQLTHLYDHRNFNVLLANLQDKETGETPEWSEPFKLIETAGHTKIGLIALTAPFPLTYEPNGWTIHTAKSVLPSLLTKVRPMCDILILMSHLGIDEDIRLANEFPEIDILLGSHTHHLFRHGEKINQTQLSAAGKFGHYIGEVHVMVEQNKIIHSTAKALPTADLPEEVDDRREIEDYLALGHQLLREEQLAEIPYPLSIDLNTEHSLMTIALNALKEKGGTEAAVLNNGLFLTDIPKGIVDKDQLHESLPHPMHLIRVTLSGADFVRMLQEMEKNRHYLRKFPISGMGFRGKVFGELYYDGFSYDKQTRQALWQNRPIDLHKKYTFTTVDHFMFIPFFPTIEIAGDIEFIFPEFLRTVLGDYLAAHYPIQ comes from the coding sequence ATGGAAGAAATCGTCATCTTTCACACAAATGATCTACATTCCCACCTAGAAAACTGGCCAAAGATCAGACGGTATCTGACGAGTCAAAAAGAGAAGTATCTCCGTACAGGAAAAACAGTTCTAACAGTTGATCTTGGGGATTTTGTTGATCGCTGGCATCCATTGACTGAAGCGACTGATGGACAAGCAAATATTGAGCTGATGAATACGATCGGCTATGATGCAGCAACAATTGGGAATAATGAAGGCGTAGGGAATTCTAAAGAACAGCTGACCCATTTGTATGATCATCGAAATTTCAATGTGCTGCTGGCAAATTTACAAGATAAAGAAACTGGAGAAACCCCGGAGTGGTCAGAGCCATTCAAACTTATAGAAACAGCAGGCCATACTAAAATTGGGCTGATTGCATTAACAGCTCCTTTTCCTTTGACCTATGAACCAAATGGCTGGACGATCCACACGGCTAAATCGGTTTTACCATCGTTACTTACAAAGGTTCGTCCCATGTGTGATATTTTGATATTGATGAGTCATTTAGGCATTGATGAAGATATCAGACTGGCCAATGAATTTCCGGAAATCGATATTTTATTAGGCTCACATACACATCATTTATTTAGACATGGAGAAAAAATCAATCAAACGCAATTATCTGCAGCAGGAAAATTCGGTCACTATATTGGAGAGGTCCATGTAATGGTCGAACAAAATAAAATCATTCATAGTACAGCAAAAGCCTTACCCACAGCTGATTTACCAGAAGAAGTAGATGATCGAAGAGAAATCGAGGATTACTTAGCTTTAGGCCATCAATTACTGCGGGAAGAGCAGCTTGCTGAGATTCCATATCCACTTTCTATCGACCTAAATACTGAACATTCATTGATGACGATAGCTTTAAACGCATTAAAAGAAAAAGGCGGAACAGAAGCTGCTGTATTGAATAATGGTCTATTTTTGACAGATATCCCCAAAGGTATCGTTGACAAAGATCAGTTGCATGAAAGCTTGCCGCATCCTATGCATTTGATTCGAGTAACTCTTTCAGGTGCTGATTTTGTTCGGATGTTGCAAGAAATGGAGAAAAATCGACATTATTTACGTAAATTTCCTATTTCTGGAATGGGTTTTCGCGGTAAGGTTTTCGGGGAGTTATATTATGATGGTTTTTCTTATGATAAACAAACGCGGCAAGCCCTTTGGCAAAATCGGCCGATTGATCTACACAAAAAATATACCTTTACGACGGTCGATCATTTTATGTTTATTCCATTTTTCCCGACCATTGAAATAGCTGGAGACATTGAATTTATCTTCCCGGAATTTTTGCGAACAGTTTTAGGGGACTACCTAGCTGCCCACTATCCAATCCAGTAA